The following proteins are encoded in a genomic region of Vibrio sinaloensis:
- the pntB gene encoding Re/Si-specific NAD(P)(+) transhydrogenase subunit beta codes for MSAGLVQAAYIVAALFFIMSLAGLSKQESARSGNYYGIAGMTIALIATIFGPESQGFTWIIIAMVIGGGIGIHYAKKVEMTEMPELVAILHSFVGMAAVLVGYNSYIDSPEAATHAEHVIHLVEVFLGVFIGAVTFTGSVVAFGKLRGIISSSPLNLPHKHKMNLAAIVVSTLLMLHFVNVDGSMFALIVMTLIAFAFGYHLVASIGGADMPVVVSMLNSYSGWAAAAAGFMLANDLLIVTGALVGSSGAILSYIMCKAMNRSFISVIAGGFGQEVVISSDEEQGEHRETTAEDVAEMLKNSKSVIITPGYGMAVAQAQYPVHEITEKLRAQGVEVRFGIHPVAGRLPGHMNVLLAEAKVPYDIVLEMDEINDDFPETDTVLVIGANDTVNPAALEDPNSPIAGMPVLEVWNAQNVIVFKRSMNTGYAGVQNPLFFKENTQMLFGDAKESVDAISRAL; via the coding sequence ATGTCTGCAGGATTAGTACAAGCCGCATATATTGTTGCTGCTTTATTCTTCATTATGAGCTTGGCAGGTTTGTCCAAGCAAGAGTCAGCTAGGTCAGGTAACTACTATGGTATTGCCGGTATGACCATAGCGTTGATCGCAACGATCTTTGGGCCTGAGTCACAAGGTTTTACGTGGATCATCATTGCCATGGTGATTGGTGGTGGTATCGGTATTCACTATGCGAAGAAAGTTGAAATGACCGAAATGCCTGAGCTGGTGGCTATTTTACACAGCTTCGTGGGTATGGCAGCCGTATTGGTTGGTTACAACAGCTACATCGACTCACCTGAAGCCGCGACCCATGCTGAGCATGTTATTCACTTAGTAGAAGTATTCTTAGGTGTATTCATCGGTGCGGTTACCTTTACTGGTTCGGTGGTTGCGTTTGGTAAGCTACGCGGAATCATCTCTTCTTCACCACTGAATCTGCCACACAAGCACAAGATGAACTTAGCAGCGATTGTTGTATCAACACTATTGATGCTTCACTTTGTTAATGTTGACGGCAGTATGTTCGCATTGATAGTGATGACACTTATCGCGTTCGCATTCGGTTATCACCTAGTAGCATCGATTGGTGGCGCTGATATGCCAGTGGTTGTATCTATGCTTAACTCTTACTCAGGTTGGGCCGCGGCGGCGGCAGGTTTCATGCTTGCTAACGATCTACTGATTGTGACCGGTGCGCTGGTGGGTTCCTCGGGTGCGATTCTGTCTTACATCATGTGTAAAGCAATGAACCGTTCGTTCATCAGTGTTATTGCAGGTGGCTTCGGCCAAGAAGTTGTGATTTCTAGTGATGAAGAGCAGGGTGAACACCGTGAAACGACAGCAGAAGATGTGGCAGAGATGCTGAAAAACTCCAAGTCTGTCATCATCACTCCAGGGTATGGTATGGCGGTAGCTCAAGCGCAATACCCAGTACATGAAATTACAGAGAAGCTTCGTGCTCAAGGTGTTGAGGTGCGATTTGGTATTCACCCGGTTGCCGGTCGTCTTCCTGGTCACATGAACGTATTGCTTGCAGAAGCTAAAGTGCCATACGATATTGTGTTAGAGATGGACGAAATCAACGACGATTTCCCAGAGACAGATACGGTACTCGTCATTGGTGCGAACGACACGGTTAACCCTGCGGCGTTAGAAGATCCAAACAGTCCAATCGCCGGCATGCCTGTGCTGGAAGTATGGAATGCACAAAATGTAATTGTGTTTAAACGTTCAATGAACACAGGTTATGCTGGTGTGCAAAACCCA
- a CDS encoding Re/Si-specific NAD(P)(+) transhydrogenase subunit alpha: MQIGVPKEILAGETRVAASPKSVEQLLKLGFEVNIETGAGELASFDDAAFTAAGANIVSAEEVWNSDLILKVNAPLSDEKHDEIALLKDGASLISFIWPAQNPELMEKLSSKNINVMAMDAVPRISRAQALDALSSMANIAGYRAVVEAAHEFGRFFTGQITAAGKVPPAKVLVAGAGVAGLAAIGAAGSLGAIVRAFDVRPEVKEQVQSMGAEFLEVDFKEESGSGDGYAKEMSDEFNKKAAELYAEQAKDVDIIITTALIPGRPAPKLITKEMVDSMKAGSVIVDLAAANGGNCEYTVADKVITTDNGVKIVGYTDMVGRLPTQSSQLYATNIVNLLKLLAKEKDGNINIDFEDVVLRGVTVIKEGEVTWPAPPIQVSAQPEQKPAQPKAKPEPKIEEPTSPVKKIAALAAGVGAFAWVASVAPAAFLSHFTVFVLACVVGYYVVWNVTHALHTPLMSVTNAISGIIVVGALLQIGQGNGVVSVLAFIAVLIASINIFGGFTVTKRMLEMFRKD; encoded by the coding sequence ATGCAAATTGGTGTGCCAAAAGAAATACTTGCGGGCGAAACGCGAGTGGCTGCATCGCCAAAGTCGGTTGAGCAGTTATTAAAATTAGGCTTCGAAGTCAATATCGAAACCGGAGCAGGAGAGTTAGCGAGCTTTGATGACGCTGCCTTTACCGCTGCAGGGGCAAATATTGTCAGCGCTGAAGAAGTCTGGAATTCAGATCTTATCCTCAAGGTGAATGCGCCTTTATCAGATGAAAAACACGATGAGATTGCTTTATTAAAAGATGGGGCAAGCTTAATTAGTTTTATTTGGCCTGCACAAAACCCTGAGTTGATGGAAAAACTTTCTAGTAAAAATATCAACGTTATGGCAATGGACGCAGTGCCGCGTATTTCGCGCGCTCAAGCGTTAGACGCTCTTTCCTCGATGGCCAACATTGCGGGTTATCGCGCTGTTGTTGAAGCCGCGCATGAGTTTGGTCGCTTCTTTACCGGACAAATCACCGCCGCGGGTAAGGTTCCGCCGGCTAAAGTGCTGGTAGCGGGTGCAGGTGTTGCCGGTCTTGCTGCCATCGGTGCGGCAGGTAGCTTGGGCGCGATTGTTCGAGCATTCGACGTTCGTCCAGAAGTCAAAGAGCAAGTCCAATCAATGGGCGCAGAGTTCTTAGAAGTTGATTTCAAAGAAGAGTCTGGCTCCGGTGATGGCTACGCCAAAGAAATGTCGGACGAGTTTAACAAGAAAGCCGCTGAGCTATATGCTGAGCAGGCGAAAGACGTTGACATCATCATTACCACTGCCCTTATCCCAGGGCGTCCAGCACCGAAGCTAATCACCAAAGAAATGGTGGATAGCATGAAAGCGGGTAGTGTTATCGTTGACTTGGCGGCAGCAAATGGCGGCAACTGCGAATACACAGTCGCCGACAAAGTCATTACCACTGACAATGGCGTTAAGATTGTCGGTTACACTGACATGGTCGGTCGTTTGCCAACTCAATCTTCTCAGCTGTACGCTACCAATATCGTTAACCTTCTTAAGCTGTTGGCAAAAGAGAAAGACGGCAACATCAACATTGATTTCGAAGACGTTGTTCTACGCGGCGTAACGGTAATCAAAGAGGGCGAAGTCACTTGGCCAGCACCACCGATTCAAGTTTCAGCGCAACCCGAGCAAAAACCAGCGCAACCAAAAGCGAAACCAGAACCTAAAATCGAAGAGCCAACGTCACCTGTGAAGAAAATAGCGGCTTTGGCTGCGGGCGTGGGTGCATTTGCTTGGGTAGCATCCGTTGCCCCAGCGGCGTTCCTTTCTCACTTTACTGTGTTTGTACTTGCTTGTGTTGTGGGTTATTACGTTGTTTGGAACGTGACCCATGCCCTTCATACTCCGCTAATGTCTGTAACCAATGCGATCTCGGGCATTATTGTCGTCGGTGCTTTACTGCAAATCGGGCAGGGAAATGGTGTCGTTTCTGTCTTGGCCTTTATTGCGGTGTTAATCGCGAGTATCAATATTTTCGGTGGTTTCACCGTGACCAAGCGTATGCTTGAAATGTTCCGTAAAGATTAA
- a CDS encoding HlyU family transcriptional regulator translates to MGLFSRLFGGSKIQEAPPVEPVEYKGYLIYQEALAEGGQFRIAGRITKQFGDETKSHRFIRSDVLATESDANEFMLKKAQMFIDQMGDNIFQ, encoded by the coding sequence GTGGGACTTTTTTCTCGCTTGTTTGGTGGCTCCAAGATTCAAGAGGCGCCACCAGTCGAACCCGTTGAATATAAGGGATACTTAATTTACCAAGAAGCGTTAGCGGAAGGCGGGCAATTTCGAATTGCGGGACGGATTACCAAGCAATTTGGTGATGAAACCAAGAGTCACCGCTTTATTCGTTCCGATGTGCTAGCCACGGAAAGTGACGCCAACGAATTCATGCTTAAAAAAGCGCAAATGTTTATTGACCAAATGGGTGATAACATTTTTCAATAG
- a CDS encoding late competence development ComFB family protein has translation MQISVDVHNYMETLVGQELAKPEYTDNFDNEQLADLACLALSQLRPVYIRYDIDFLSALPEERLVTLKEYAVTAIEAAKTMIVDDRRKNRKDDVPVVFSRQAFDDDVELEWFERPILQKTK, from the coding sequence ATGCAGATAAGCGTAGACGTACACAACTACATGGAAACCTTGGTTGGCCAAGAGTTGGCTAAACCCGAGTACACTGACAACTTCGACAATGAACAATTGGCTGATCTCGCCTGCTTGGCACTGAGTCAGTTAAGGCCTGTTTACATTCGTTATGATATCGATTTTCTATCAGCACTGCCTGAAGAGCGATTGGTTACCTTAAAAGAATACGCAGTCACCGCCATAGAAGCGGCCAAGACAATGATCGTTGACGACCGACGCAAAAACCGCAAAGATGATGTGCCGGTTGTATTTAGCCGTCAGGCTTTTGATGACGACGTTGAACTGGAATGGTTCGAGAGACCGATTCTGCAGAAAACCAAATAA
- a CDS encoding GGDEF domain-containing protein, giving the protein MSFSLVTTNWFRLSLPLLLMTFVALGIDKVIQLTRANLDILTNLPLVLLSVAIVLGHVFKQSRIAMVSCAMMLAYWIIQTRLQSPLSSGTTILELSLLAGLLPVALVLVYSFRNANLLSRGFALYCVILAMLIGWSYLTLTYFYDGGFENINETFLYVIPQVSKLPFILALYTFAMVLLLAICVLSQNRIIDTVVYTAVLLSSTTFIFFDTTYISSTLFSLAGILLLVQLLSASYELAFMDTLTEIPGRLALESDMRHLGRRYTIAMLDIDHFKSFNDTYGHDTGDDVLKLVAAKLKQVGGKAKVYRYGGEEFTVLFKGKNAEQAHEHLEQLRQSIESYEMVIRDHQKRPKDDKQGSKTRGSKKTSDSVTITISIGVADSSDSNKVSEVIKTADGALYKAKKAGRNRVCMA; this is encoded by the coding sequence ATGTCGTTTTCGCTCGTCACCACAAATTGGTTTCGCTTGTCGCTACCATTACTTCTTATGACGTTTGTAGCGCTAGGTATCGACAAGGTCATTCAATTGACACGAGCTAACTTAGATATACTCACCAACCTGCCTCTGGTGTTACTATCAGTGGCGATTGTCTTGGGTCATGTATTCAAACAAAGCCGGATTGCTATGGTTTCATGTGCGATGATGCTGGCGTACTGGATTATTCAGACTCGATTGCAAAGCCCGTTATCCTCTGGCACCACCATACTCGAACTCTCTTTACTGGCAGGGTTACTGCCTGTTGCTTTGGTTCTAGTGTATAGCTTTAGAAACGCTAACTTGCTGTCACGCGGGTTCGCGCTTTACTGCGTGATCTTGGCAATGTTAATCGGCTGGTCTTATCTAACACTCACGTACTTCTATGATGGCGGGTTTGAAAATATTAACGAGACGTTTCTTTATGTGATTCCTCAAGTCTCCAAGTTGCCGTTTATTCTTGCTCTCTATACCTTTGCCATGGTGTTGTTACTCGCGATATGTGTGTTAAGTCAAAACCGCATAATTGATACTGTGGTGTATACCGCAGTGTTATTGTCCTCCACGACCTTTATCTTCTTTGATACTACCTATATCTCCAGCACATTATTTTCCTTGGCCGGGATCTTGTTGTTGGTTCAGTTATTATCAGCCAGCTATGAGTTGGCATTTATGGATACATTAACTGAAATACCTGGACGCCTCGCACTCGAGTCTGACATGCGTCACTTGGGAAGGCGCTACACCATCGCCATGCTCGATATCGACCACTTTAAGTCTTTTAACGATACCTATGGTCATGATACTGGTGATGATGTTTTAAAATTAGTCGCAGCCAAACTCAAACAAGTTGGCGGTAAAGCCAAGGTTTATCGCTACGGTGGAGAAGAATTTACCGTTTTGTTTAAAGGGAAAAATGCCGAGCAAGCGCATGAACACCTTGAGCAGCTCCGACAATCGATCGAGAGCTATGAAATGGTCATTCGCGACCATCAAAAACGGCCGAAGGATGACAAACAAGGCAGTAAGACCCGTGGCAGCAAAAAAACCAGTGACAGCGTCACTATCACCATCAGTATTGGTGTCGCCGACAGCAGTGACTCCAACAAAGTTTCAGAAGTAATAAAAACGGCAGATGGCGCGCTTTACAAAGCCAAAAAGGCCGGGCGAAATCGAGTCTGCATGGCGTAA
- a CDS encoding Solitary outer membrane autotransporter beta-barrel domain, which produces MRNTKKAPLAVAVLLVAAPSIGLANGYPVLQKYMEQSFAASLLLTDSDVFTVGIKDFDPNEWFNLNNEEIGSEQSLSLRQQIAVTTIPMTFELDDQAEHQLFTRFSIFASRRDYQIRRQDSKDYQEEYIVGGFTAYRYNMQLDKSWTLTPGIGLHLQYYSNRHDYKSDFSRQYIKPFLDDVLFNTDAWAVTANPHLKLKYYHGTDWGSWNYTSSINYFYGYGFGDANYGEVGNPEGWYLANGINLYYDLTQIERSIQTVYTSFRRIDVGADIRNPLGTSYYYEGSLGWLMTPPFKSDWIDNVGIGLNLNYGSSLKGGSIVLFFNQTD; this is translated from the coding sequence ATGCGAAACACCAAAAAAGCCCCTTTAGCGGTGGCAGTTTTGCTCGTCGCTGCACCATCAATCGGACTCGCTAATGGCTATCCAGTGTTGCAAAAGTACATGGAGCAATCGTTCGCAGCGTCATTGCTTTTGACTGACAGTGATGTGTTTACGGTTGGAATTAAAGATTTTGATCCCAATGAATGGTTCAATCTCAACAATGAGGAAATTGGCTCTGAGCAGTCTCTGTCGTTACGCCAACAGATCGCTGTAACTACTATTCCTATGACATTCGAGTTAGACGACCAAGCTGAACATCAGTTGTTTACCCGTTTTTCGATATTTGCATCGAGACGTGATTATCAGATTAGACGTCAAGACAGCAAAGACTATCAAGAGGAATATATTGTTGGTGGCTTTACTGCCTACCGCTATAATATGCAGCTCGACAAAAGTTGGACTTTGACACCCGGAATAGGGTTGCACCTACAGTACTACTCTAACCGCCATGATTACAAAAGTGACTTCTCACGTCAGTATATTAAACCCTTTCTCGACGATGTACTGTTTAACACCGATGCATGGGCAGTAACAGCGAACCCACATTTAAAGCTCAAATATTACCATGGAACTGACTGGGGGAGTTGGAACTACACTTCTTCAATCAATTATTTTTATGGTTATGGATTTGGCGACGCAAACTACGGAGAAGTCGGCAATCCAGAGGGTTGGTACTTAGCCAACGGGATTAATCTCTATTACGATCTAACGCAAATCGAACGGTCAATCCAAACGGTATACACGAGTTTTCGACGAATCGACGTCGGCGCAGATATTCGCAACCCACTGGGCACTAGCTACTATTATGAGGGATCGCTTGGTTGGTTAATGACACCGCCTTTTAAATCCGATTGGATAGATAATGTCGGTATAGGCTTAAACCTTAACTATGGCAGCAGTTTAAAAGGGGGGAGCATTGTACTGTTTTTCAATCAGACGGACTGA
- a CDS encoding GGDEF domain-containing response regulator: MKILLVDDVQMERIQLAIRLKQLGHSVEMAESGLRALELYPEFEPDLILLDVTMPDMDGFEVSRKIRSRFPDWVPIIFLSGHDEPSMIATAIEAGGDDYLIKPVDKLVLNSKLIAMQRIAFMRRELKQKSAELARVNAKLEKLAQEDGLTKVKNRRYVDEKLEEMIALHGRHQLPLSIILLDVDRFKLYNDNYGHLEGDKCLINIAKCLSQLFVRSGEVVGRYGGEEFVVLLGHTDGDKALQDAQRIKSALAKTAIPHQYSDVSQVVTVSQGVLTLQPTGHENIDSLYKQADERLYRAKANGRDQFVNQI; encoded by the coding sequence ATGAAAATTTTGCTGGTTGACGACGTTCAAATGGAACGCATTCAACTCGCTATTAGACTTAAACAGCTCGGTCATTCGGTCGAGATGGCAGAGTCTGGTTTAAGGGCATTAGAGCTGTACCCAGAGTTCGAGCCAGATTTGATCTTGCTTGATGTTACCATGCCTGACATGGATGGCTTCGAGGTCTCACGCAAAATTCGCTCTCGCTTTCCAGACTGGGTACCGATCATCTTTTTAAGTGGTCATGATGAACCTAGCATGATCGCAACCGCGATTGAGGCAGGCGGCGACGACTATTTGATTAAACCTGTTGATAAGTTGGTTCTGAACTCTAAGCTTATTGCGATGCAGCGAATAGCCTTTATGCGTCGTGAACTCAAACAAAAATCTGCTGAACTCGCCAGAGTTAACGCTAAGCTAGAAAAATTGGCTCAAGAAGATGGCCTAACTAAGGTGAAGAACCGTCGATACGTTGATGAAAAGCTTGAAGAAATGATCGCTCTACATGGTCGACACCAATTGCCGCTTAGTATTATCTTGCTCGATGTTGATCGTTTTAAACTCTACAACGACAATTACGGTCATCTTGAAGGTGATAAGTGCCTAATTAATATCGCGAAATGTTTAAGCCAGTTGTTTGTCCGAAGTGGAGAAGTGGTTGGGCGTTATGGCGGCGAAGAGTTCGTCGTTCTCCTTGGTCATACCGATGGCGACAAAGCGCTTCAAGATGCGCAGCGGATCAAGTCGGCTCTTGCTAAGACGGCGATACCTCATCAATACAGTGATGTGTCTCAGGTAGTGACGGTGTCACAGGGTGTGTTGACGTTACAGCCGACTGGGCACGAAAACATTGACTCGCTTTATAAACAAGCAGACGAACGTTTGTATCGAGCAAAGGCAAATGGCAGAGACCAATTTGTCAACCAAATCTAA
- a CDS encoding DUF3069 domain-containing protein, with translation MSDVNPAEQPKVDLAEVSAELRQVIEFDEVPEAMHYMVTSIHEVSEEAVREAWNELPNSAQNVLDNFEQFHALISVSQAFAGLNVMEEFPSLDLPKEMSDQDKEEYRAQLLDQVLHNCVKDMVKQIKKARRDPILKRDFTDVFAK, from the coding sequence ATGTCTGATGTTAATCCAGCAGAGCAACCGAAAGTCGACTTAGCAGAGGTTTCAGCCGAGCTTCGCCAGGTAATTGAGTTTGATGAAGTTCCAGAAGCAATGCACTACATGGTGACCTCGATCCACGAGGTGTCTGAAGAAGCGGTTCGCGAAGCTTGGAATGAGTTACCTAACAGTGCGCAAAACGTATTAGACAACTTTGAGCAGTTTCACGCGCTCATTTCTGTTAGTCAGGCATTCGCAGGGTTGAATGTAATGGAAGAGTTTCCTAGCCTCGACCTCCCGAAAGAGATGTCAGATCAAGACAAAGAAGAGTATCGAGCGCAACTGCTCGATCAAGTTCTGCACAACTGTGTAAAAGACATGGTTAAACAGATTAAAAAAGCACGTCGCGATCCTATCCTAAAACGGGATTTCACAGACGTATTCGCTAAGTAA
- the modC gene encoding molybdenum ABC transporter ATP-binding protein ModC — protein MSDLIVQYHQRLGSMDFAIDLSLPAQGITAIFGRSGSGKSSLINAIAGLTTPSNGVIKVGEQVLFDSHRKIDVPTHRREIGYVFQNARLFPHYKVKKNLLYGVKKIDVQHFDQIVELLALKPLLQRYPNQLSGGEKQRVAIGRALLSKPRLLLMDEPLASLDLPRKREVLPFLEQLARCVQIPILYVSHSLNEVLRLANQLVILDSGRVMTAGPIEQVWASQAMKPWQSFSEQSSLFEARLVGHNEAYALSQVELAPQVSLWVQKIDGEIGQSVRLQVRANDVSVALDSPKRTSIRNVLPGTISEIALHTHGHDRQSIEVKIELATNCYLNATITAWARDELKLEKGVPVFAQIKGVSVTQRDMVVN, from the coding sequence ATGAGTGATCTTATTGTCCAATATCATCAACGTTTGGGTAGTATGGATTTTGCTATCGATCTTAGCCTGCCTGCACAGGGAATTACCGCTATTTTTGGCCGTTCCGGGTCGGGAAAGTCCTCTTTGATCAACGCCATAGCGGGATTGACCACGCCCAGCAACGGGGTGATCAAAGTTGGTGAACAGGTGCTATTTGATTCTCATCGAAAGATCGATGTACCCACTCATCGAAGAGAGATTGGTTATGTGTTTCAAAATGCGCGACTATTTCCCCATTACAAAGTGAAGAAAAACCTACTGTATGGTGTCAAAAAGATTGATGTACAACACTTCGACCAGATCGTTGAGTTGCTTGCGCTTAAACCATTGCTGCAACGCTATCCTAATCAACTCTCTGGAGGTGAAAAGCAACGCGTTGCGATCGGGCGCGCTCTGTTGTCAAAACCGCGTCTGTTACTCATGGATGAGCCACTCGCATCACTGGACCTGCCAAGAAAACGTGAAGTGTTACCTTTCTTGGAGCAACTGGCTAGATGTGTACAAATCCCAATTCTTTACGTCTCTCATAGCTTGAATGAAGTGCTTCGTCTCGCTAATCAGTTAGTGATTCTCGACTCAGGTCGAGTGATGACTGCCGGCCCCATAGAGCAAGTATGGGCGTCTCAGGCGATGAAACCTTGGCAAAGTTTTTCAGAGCAAAGCTCGTTGTTTGAGGCGAGATTAGTTGGACACAATGAGGCGTACGCCTTGTCGCAAGTTGAACTCGCTCCGCAGGTGTCTTTGTGGGTACAAAAAATTGACGGAGAGATTGGCCAATCTGTTCGTTTGCAAGTGAGAGCGAACGATGTGTCTGTGGCTCTTGATAGCCCCAAGCGTACCTCAATACGCAATGTGCTTCCCGGCACAATCTCTGAGATAGCGCTACATACTCACGGGCACGACCGACAAAGCATTGAAGTAAAAATCGAGTTGGCTACTAATTGCTATCTCAATGCGACGATTACTGCATGGGCACGTGACGAGTTAAAGCTTGAGAAAGGGGTGCCAGTGTTTGCCCAAATTAAGGGGGTCAGTGTAACTCAACGAGATATGGTGGTGAACTGA
- the modB gene encoding molybdate ABC transporter permease subunit, giving the protein MLSEYEYQALTLSLKVAAYALVWLIPIGVGLAWILARKQFFAKNLLDSLVHLPLVLPPVVIGYLLLISMGRQGWIGAWLYQHFGVVFSFSWKGAVLACIVVALPLMVRSIRLSLENVDTQLEQAAATLGASPLKVFFTITLPLTLPGIITGSMLSFARSLGEFGATISFVSNIPGETQTIPLAMYNFIETPGAEAQAMRLCVISIVIALGSLMASEWLARTSAKRLGAGDE; this is encoded by the coding sequence ATGCTTTCTGAGTACGAGTATCAAGCCTTAACCTTGAGCCTCAAGGTAGCAGCCTATGCTTTAGTGTGGCTGATCCCAATTGGAGTCGGGCTCGCGTGGATTCTCGCGCGCAAACAGTTTTTCGCAAAGAACCTACTTGATAGCCTGGTGCATCTCCCGTTAGTGTTGCCGCCAGTGGTGATTGGTTACCTGTTACTCATCTCGATGGGACGTCAGGGTTGGATTGGCGCTTGGCTCTATCAACACTTTGGAGTGGTATTCTCGTTCAGTTGGAAAGGTGCAGTATTAGCTTGCATTGTGGTCGCACTACCTTTAATGGTTCGCTCCATTCGATTAAGTCTTGAGAATGTTGATACTCAGCTTGAGCAAGCCGCCGCCACCTTAGGGGCATCGCCACTTAAAGTCTTTTTTACCATCACTTTACCGTTGACCTTACCAGGAATCATTACCGGAAGTATGCTCTCCTTCGCTAGAAGTCTTGGCGAGTTTGGCGCAACCATCAGTTTTGTTTCCAATATTCCTGGTGAAACCCAAACCATTCCATTAGCGATGTACAACTTTATCGAAACGCCGGGCGCTGAAGCTCAAGCTATGCGATTATGTGTGATCTCAATAGTGATCGCGTTGGGTTCATTAATGGCATCGGAATGGCTTGCTCGCACGAGTGCAAAGCGACTAGGAGCCGGTGATGAGTGA
- the modA gene encoding molybdate ABC transporter substrate-binding protein produces MATITQVLHHVAFRTYICALLSLLCASPSAAETLRIYAASSMTNAVTSLVEEFKQQYEVDVTTVFGATSSLARQIEHGAPADIYIAANTKWVDHLIRQQVVNSDAVTNVASNKLVVASKQQGLKLDITQLQDWLTILSDGQRLAIAEPNAVPAGIYARQSLQSLDVWNSVNSKLAPTNNVRVALTLIEREEVPIGIVYQTDVHQSPELVVVAELPDESHQPIVYPMIRLTDHSTSVLFADFVTGVHGQAILSQYGFLPAKEPR; encoded by the coding sequence ATGGCCACAATAACTCAAGTTCTTCATCATGTTGCTTTTAGAACGTACATTTGCGCTTTGTTGTCGTTACTTTGTGCGTCACCAAGCGCTGCAGAAACATTGCGCATCTACGCTGCATCATCCATGACCAACGCCGTGACTAGTCTGGTTGAAGAGTTCAAACAGCAGTATGAGGTGGATGTCACGACCGTGTTTGGCGCAACGTCGTCACTGGCGCGTCAAATTGAGCATGGTGCTCCTGCGGATATCTATATCGCCGCCAATACCAAGTGGGTCGACCACCTTATACGTCAGCAAGTTGTAAACAGTGACGCTGTCACTAATGTTGCTTCAAATAAACTTGTCGTCGCGAGTAAGCAGCAAGGTTTAAAACTCGATATAACCCAGCTACAAGATTGGCTCACTATTTTATCGGATGGACAACGGCTGGCGATCGCTGAGCCGAATGCTGTACCCGCAGGTATCTATGCGCGGCAATCGCTGCAATCTCTGGATGTATGGAATAGTGTCAATTCGAAATTGGCGCCAACTAATAATGTTAGGGTTGCGCTCACTTTGATTGAGAGAGAAGAGGTACCCATTGGGATTGTGTATCAAACCGATGTACATCAAAGTCCAGAACTCGTGGTTGTCGCCGAATTGCCCGATGAAAGTCATCAGCCGATTGTTTATCCTATGATTCGCTTGACCGATCACTCTACGAGCGTTTTGTTCGCTGACTTTGTTACTGGCGTTCATGGCCAAGCGATATTATCGCAGTATGGATTTTTGCCAGCTAAGGAGCCAAGGTAA